From Saccopteryx leptura isolate mSacLep1 chromosome 3, mSacLep1_pri_phased_curated, whole genome shotgun sequence, one genomic window encodes:
- the AIRIM gene encoding AFG2-interacting ribosome maturation factor isoform X1 — MTQDRPLLAVQEALKKCFPVVEEQQGLWQSTLRDCQPLLVSLSNLAEQLQAAQNLRFENVPSLRAFPDLKERLRRKQLEAGDTVLDKLGERLAVLLKVRDTVSSHVEQVLQIYEQHADTIGIDAVLRASVVSPSVADMLEWLQDIERHYRSSYLQRKYLLSSVQWGDLANIRALPQAWDRISEGEHQDLVQDILLNVSFFLEE, encoded by the exons ATGACTCAAGACCGGCCTTTGCTTGCTGTGCAGGAGGCCCTGAAGAAATGCTTCCCGGTGGTGGAGGAGCAGCAGGGCCTGTGGCAGAGCACTCTGAGGGACTGCCAGCCCCTCCTGGTCTCCCTCAGCAACCTGGCGGAGCAGCTGCAGGCGGCGCAGAATCTGCGATTTGAGAATGTGCCGTCGCTTCGGGCCTTCCCAGATCTAAAGGAGCGGCTGAGGCGCAAGCAGCTGGAGGCTGGTGACACTGTCCTGGACAAGCTAGGGGAGAGGCT AGCTGTCCTCCTTAAGGTGCGTGACACAGTCAGCAGCCACGTGGAACAAGTACTTCAGATCTATGAGCAGCATGCGGACACGATCGGCATTGATGCTGTCCTGCGGGCTTCGGTTGTGAGCCCCTCTGTGGCCGACATGTTGGAATGGTTGCAAGATATTGAGAGACATTATCGAAGTTC TTACCTGCAGAGAAAGTACCTCCTGTCCTCAGTCCAGTGGGGAGATCTGGCAAACATCCGAGCCTTGCCGCAGGCCTGGGACCGAATTTCGGAAGGTGAACACCAAGACCTGGTACAAG ATATCCTGTTGAATGTTTCCTTCTTCCTGGAAGAGTAA
- the AIRIM gene encoding AFG2-interacting ribosome maturation factor isoform X2 has product MTQDRPLLAVQEALKKCFPVVEEQQGLWQSTLRDCQPLLVSLSNLAEQLQAAQNLRFENVPSLRAFPDLKERLRRKQLEAGDTVLDKLGERLAVLLKVRDTVSSHVEQVLQIYEQHADTIGIDAVLRASVVSPSVADMLEWLQDIERHYRSSKLPAEKVPPVLSPVGRSGKHPSLAAGLGPNFGR; this is encoded by the exons ATGACTCAAGACCGGCCTTTGCTTGCTGTGCAGGAGGCCCTGAAGAAATGCTTCCCGGTGGTGGAGGAGCAGCAGGGCCTGTGGCAGAGCACTCTGAGGGACTGCCAGCCCCTCCTGGTCTCCCTCAGCAACCTGGCGGAGCAGCTGCAGGCGGCGCAGAATCTGCGATTTGAGAATGTGCCGTCGCTTCGGGCCTTCCCAGATCTAAAGGAGCGGCTGAGGCGCAAGCAGCTGGAGGCTGGTGACACTGTCCTGGACAAGCTAGGGGAGAGGCT AGCTGTCCTCCTTAAGGTGCGTGACACAGTCAGCAGCCACGTGGAACAAGTACTTCAGATCTATGAGCAGCATGCGGACACGATCGGCATTGATGCTGTCCTGCGGGCTTCGGTTGTGAGCCCCTCTGTGGCCGACATGTTGGAATGGTTGCAAGATATTGAGAGACATTATCGAAGTTC GAAGTTACCTGCAGAGAAAGTACCTCCTGTCCTCAGTCCAGTGGGGAGATCTGGCAAACATCCGAGCCTTGCCGCAGGCCTGGGACCGAATTTCGGAAGGTGA
- the CDCA8 gene encoding borealin — protein MAPARKGSSRVNKTNSSRNRKLASFLKDFDREVQIRSKQMQSDRLNLLKEMDNLYNIEILRLPRALREMNWLDYFALGGNKQALEEAATADLDITEINKLTAEAIQTPLKSARTRKVIQVDEMIAEEEENKNKKHQTAKGKRCPPSRKRTQSIQGKGRRKRSSNCNTITPAMSRRELSLVKPTPGLTPRFDSRVFKTPGLRTPAARERIYNISVNGSPLADSKEIFLTVPVGGGESMRLLASDLKRVDIAQLDPEALGNIKQLSSRLAQICSSIQTHK, from the exons ATGGCTCCGGCTAGGAAGGGCAGCAGTCGGGTGAACAAGACCAACTCGTCACGGAACCGGAAGCTCGCCTCCTTTCTTAAGGACTTCGACCGGGAAG TGCAAATCCGATCCAAGCAAATGCAGTCAGACAGGCTGAACCTCCTCAAGGAGATGGATAACTTGTACAACATCGAGATCCTGCGGCTGCCCAGGGCGCTGCGCGAGATGAACTGGCTGGACTACTTCG ccCTAGGAGGAAACAAGCAGGCCCTGGAAGAGGCAGCAACG GCTGACCTGGATATCACAGAAATAAATAAGTTGACGGCAGAAGCTATTCAGACACCCCTGAAATCTGCCAGAA CACGAAAAGTAATACAAGTGGATGAAATGATAgcggaagaagaagaaaataaaaataaaaaacatcaaacTGCCAAA GGCAAAAGGTGTCCTCCATCCAGGAAGAGAACCCAGTCCATACAAGgaaaaggcagaagaaaaag GTCAAGCAATTGTAACACCATTACCCCGGCTATGAGCCGAAGGGAGTTGTCTCTGGTGAAACCAACTCCAGGCCTGACACCTAGATTTGACTCAAG GGTCTTCAAGACCCCAGGCCTGCGCACTCCAGCAGCCAGAGAGCGGATTTACAACATCTCTGTGAACGGCAGCCCTCTTGCCGATAGCAAAGAGATTTTCCTCACAGTGCCAGTGGGAGGCGGAGAG AGCATGCGATTATTGGCCAGTGACCTGAAGAGGGTCGATATCGCACAACTGGATCCAGAGGCCTTGGGAAACATCAAACAGCTGTCC AGCCGTCTTGCCCAAATCTGCAGCAGCATACAGACTCACAAATGA